The genomic DNA AAATCGCTCCTTTACGGTCTACCAATCGGGTTTGCAGCCATGTATCTCATGCATATGGCCCTGAATGAATCATTTGAATACATCTTCTCCCCTCCTTGGATGAGCGTGCTGTTCGTGGTCGTTGCCATCTTTGCAATCGTGGGATCCGCCATGCTCTATTCCACAGGGAAGATCAAAAAACAGAACATCATCGATGGATTGAAGCAGGAAAACATTTAATAGGAAAAATCGGCTGTTAGCCATAGTAAAACCCGAATTCATTTGCCTGTGATGCAAATGAATTCGGGTTTTTAATTTATTTCATGAACATGACCATTTTATTGTCTCTAGCGGTTGATTGGAGTGCAAGACGAAGACTCCTGCGGGAAGAGTAGCTAATGTGAGAAGGCCTGCCGAGGAGGCTCACGGGCTACCCGCGGAAAGCGAAGTCTTGCACGGAAATCATGAGCGGTAGTAAGAACCTATACTGATATTGGTCGTCATTAAATGGCTACTTTTAAATTTTGTCCCACTCTCTTTTTCCTTACATATCCTTACTTCACCGTCACTTCAATCGGCTCTGACACCACATTCCACTCTTCCCCGAGCATGGTGAACGTATGCTTTGCGAATACTTGTGCCGTTCCTGGGGCGGTGGCTTCAATCGTATTGCCGTTGACTGTCACGACGCCATTTCCTTCGGCGACGAACAGTCCGGTCTCGATCTTCTCACGCTCGGCGACGCGGTAGCTGACGCGTGCTTTTGCATGGATGGTGCGTGTTTTTCCAGCTTTCAGATTTACTTTTTTGATTGGGATTTCAAGCTGCACAGGCGATTCTGTCAACCACTGCGTATAATCCGTAATCGGCCCGATGAGTCCGTCTTTCAGCTTATCGGCAAACGGAGGCTCGGCACGGAACGTCCAGTGCATGCTCAGCATCCCACGCTGCCTCATGTATTGAATGAACTCTTTGTACAGGGAACCATAACTGGAATTAAGGGTCACATCGTTGATCGTTCCGTAATCCACGAGCTTCTTCGCATTCTTCAGCTTTTCCTGCAGGGTGCTTGGGACGGCAGAAGAGAACAGATATCCTCCCGGCAGTTCAGGGGCAAGCTCATTGGAGCGCTGCATGCTGTCGAGGTAGAAGCTTTGAAGGACCACCTGATCCATCATGCCTTCTTCCTTGATCTCCTGAATCGTCTGCTCCTCCACATCATGGGCTTTCAACTCCACAAGGAGCATGACATTCTTGCCTTTGAACTCCTGGAGATATTCCTTGAAGGTAGGTACCTTTTCACCTGCGAATTTCTCGTCAAATTTGATACCGGCATCGAGCGCGCGAATTTCAGCGAGGGTCAGATCTTTGACCGCACCCGTTCCATTCGTGGTCCGGTCTACCGTTTCATCATGGATGACCACGAGGTGACCGTCTTTCGTGCGCTGCACATCGGTCTCAATCTGATCGGCACCGAGCTCATAGGCAAGGCGGTACCCCGCCATGGTGTTCTCAGGTGCAAGGGACGGCACGCCGCGATGGGCTGCTACCATCGGTCGTTGGACGATCGTCTGGTCCGGATACTGACCGAATGCCTTCACGGCAAGCTCAGGTGCGTTCGTGACGATCCCGTCGACGCCAAGGTGGATAAGCTCATGTGTCGAGGCCATTGTATCACCGCCTACGCCCCATACAGCAACCATCCGGTTATGAAGATAATACATGCCTTCTTCCGTCAGGACATTCTGAGGGATCATGACCATCTTGCTTTCACTCTTGTGGACATCCTGAACGATCTTCTTCAGATCATGTTTATTGAGATGGCGCTGATCATAATAGAGGCCCCCACGGATCCTCGGGTTCAGGTCTTTCACTGCTTCAATGATCCCCGTCTGACTGGACACGACATGGACATCACTGATGGACAGATCATTGAGCAAACCGACGACGGATTCTTCAAGACCACCCTTTTCCATATGTAGCACCGGGATTTTCTTTCCTTTGAGCGTCATCAGGACGCTCCGAAGATCCTTTCCATTTCCTTTCAGATTGCCTGAATCCCCGTCCACTTTGATCAGGGCAGAAGCCGTCTCATCATGAGGTACATCGACATTCTCCCCGTTGATGATGGTAGGGGCGTTGATCATGGATGTTTGAGCTTCCTGAGGCAGAAGGGCCCCTTCACCGTCTACAGGCGGCAGTTCACCTTCGAATGAGGTCAGCTTCACATTATCGTATTCCACCTTAGACCCACTCGTCTGGAACCCGACATCGCCATTGAGATATTTCCCGGCTTGGTCTGTATCGATGACCAGCTGCCCGTTGACATACTGCTGGACGCGTTTTCCGCTTGCGACCACTTTCAACCGGTACGTCTTCCCGTATTCCATGTTTTCAGTGTAAAAGTTACGCTCCGGCACGAGCCATTTATCAGCCGGCGTCCGCTCTGCGAATTCCAATCCGTTCACGTCCGAAGCTCCCCGGCGCACGGCAAACTGATAGTATGGATAGTTTTCGTGTTGGATCCGGTACATGAGCGATGCCCATCGCTTATCTTCCACGGCAGACTGGAACGTCACGTCCGCTTCGAATACATAGTCCCCTTCATCTTCTTCCAAAGGGACGATGACCCTGGCCGGTTTCGAGGTGGAGGAGGAATTCAGGACGAGCTTTCCGCCCTGGACGGCCCCTTGTCCTTCTAAGAGCTTCCATCCATCGGGCAAACGGCCATTCGCGATATCATCAAAATCCTCTTCCAATAGAACCGGGCTTGCGGCTTGTACGGAACTGGTCTGGACAGGGGCAAATAAGCCCAATGCCAATGTGGAAACGGCCATTGTACTGAATAATTTCTTCACGTGTAAAACTCCTCCCATGATTGGTTTTACTAGACTGATAGACGGACTGATCCAAAGGGCCGCACCCCACCTCCTTTCGTTCTGGTATGTTGCATTTAAGGGCAGATATGGTACACTTCAAATAGGTAAATAGACAGATAATTCTTAATATGACTGGGTGTGACTTCTTTGGAAATTGTAAACATGGTAGAGTCTCAGATCATCGCTTCCATCAAAGAAGAAAAGGATATTGATAAAGCGATCCGGAGCTCGGCGAACATCGCCTTTCTATTGATTGGGGATATCCTGACGGTCAAACCCTACATAGAGAAACTGAAAGAAGCGAATATGTATATCTTTATCCACCTCGACTTCATCGAGGGGTTGTCCAATACCAAGGGAGCGGTGAAATTCGTCGCAGACGTCTGGAACCCGACGGGCATCATTTCAACCAAAACCAATATGATCCGCTATGCCAAAGAAGAAGGACTCGTGACCATCCAGCGCATCTTCCTCATAGACAGGGGTGCCCTGCAAAAGGGGATTGAAATGATCAAGTCGTGCAAACCCGATGCTGTTGAAGTGCTCCCGGGACTCATGCCGAGGGTGATCGACCAGCTGTCGCACCAGCTCAAGCTCCCCCTCATCGTCGGGGACTCATCCAGGAGAAGAAAGATATCCTGGATGCCCTTGAAGCCGGTGCCCTGGCTGTCTCATCCGGTGACCCGAATATGTGGAAATTCGACTTATAGATTCACGATCTCCTTAATGCTATCAAGCACATATGAAGGCTGATATGAAGATTTTGTTAACATTTCTTTATTTGTTACCCCGGTGAGCACAAGGACCGATTGCAATCCATTTTCGATTCCCATCCGGATATCCGTCTCGAGGCGGTCCCCGACCATGTAACAGTCTGCTGGATCCAGCTTCAACACTTGAGAGACTACGTATTCCGCCATCCATTTCGACGGTTTGCCCGTGATGGACTCGATCCTCTCACCTGTCACCCCCTCAAGGGCACCGATCATCGCGCCGCAATCAGGAATCTGTCCGCCG from Rossellomorea marisflavi includes the following:
- a CDS encoding glycerophosphodiester phosphodiesterase family protein encodes the protein MKKLFSTMAVSTLALGLFAPVQTSSVQAASPVLLEEDFDDIANGRLPDGWKLLEGQGAVQGGKLVLNSSSTSKPARVIVPLEEDEGDYVFEADVTFQSAVEDKRWASLMYRIQHENYPYYQFAVRRGASDVNGLEFAERTPADKWLVPERNFYTENMEYGKTYRLKVVASGKRVQQYVNGQLVIDTDQAGKYLNGDVGFQTSGSKVEYDNVKLTSFEGELPPVDGEGALLPQEAQTSMINAPTIINGENVDVPHDETASALIKVDGDSGNLKGNGKDLRSVLMTLKGKKIPVLHMEKGGLEESVVGLLNDLSISDVHVVSSQTGIIEAVKDLNPRIRGGLYYDQRHLNKHDLKKIVQDVHKSESKMVMIPQNVLTEEGMYYLHNRMVAVWGVGGDTMASTHELIHLGVDGIVTNAPELAVKAFGQYPDQTIVQRPMVAAHRGVPSLAPENTMAGYRLAYELGADQIETDVQRTKDGHLVVIHDETVDRTTNGTGAVKDLTLAEIRALDAGIKFDEKFAGEKVPTFKEYLQEFKGKNVMLLVELKAHDVEEQTIQEIKEEGMMDQVVLQSFYLDSMQRSNELAPELPGGYLFSSAVPSTLQEKLKNAKKLVDYGTINDVTLNSSYGSLYKEFIQYMRQRGMLSMHWTFRAEPPFADKLKDGLIGPITDYTQWLTESPVQLEIPIKKVNLKAGKTRTIHAKARVSYRVAEREKIETGLFVAEGNGVVTVNGNTIEATAPGTAQVFAKHTFTMLGEEWNVVSEPIEVTVK
- a CDS encoding glycerol-3-phosphate responsive antiterminator — translated: MEIVNMVESQIIASIKEEKDIDKAIRSSANIAFLLIGDILTVKPYIEKLKEANMYIFIHLDFIEGLSNTKGAVKFVADVWNPTGIISTKTNMIRYAKEEGLVTIQRIFLIDRGALQKGIEMIKSCKPDAVEVLPGLMPRVIDQLSHQLKLPLIVGDSSRRRKISWMPLKPVPWLSHPVTRICGNSTYRFTISLMLSSTYEG